CGATCTCATCCCACAGGACAGGATTTCGCGAGGATCGAACCGCCGACCAGGACCGCACATCGATCACTGTCTCCTGAGCGCGTAAACCGCCGCCCGCCCATCAAAGGCGGTGGAACAGGCGAGCGACCATGCTCGGTGTGGATCGATCAGAGGAGGAAAAGGTCATGAGCAAACATAATTGGCAGGCCGGGCTTCGCGCCAAGCTGGAGCATCTCGTCGACGACTGCGTCGTGGCCGGGGCCAGGGAGCAGGACGTTTTCGATACGATCATCAAGGAGATCGGCAATCTGCGCGCAGCCCTTGAGCGCGATCCTGACCCTGCGGAGGACGACGCTGCCGTCATAGAGGAGCCTGCGAACGATTGGCCGGCGGCCGAGAAGTGACGTGTACCAGCTCAAGAAGGGCGCGTGACCTGTTGGGGCGGGGGCTTATGGAACCAACTGGCGCTGCGGAAGGTTATAGTTTTGGCGATCGGTTTAGCTCGATCTGCGAGACGTGATAGCCCGCGCCGGCGCTCATAATTCACAAGGGGAATTGCTATGGAAAATGCAGGTATTGGCTGGATCGCCGCAATCATCATCGGCGGCATTGCCGGCTGGCTCGCCGAGATGCTGATGAAGAGCAACATGGGCGTGCTGATGAATATCATTCTCGGTATTGTCGGCGCCATCGTCGCCAACTTTATCCTCTCGCTCTTCGGCGTCGTCCTTGGCGGATGGCTGGGTTATCTGATCGCGGGCTTCATCGGAGCCTGCATCCTGATAGCTGTTGCGAGAATGGTCAGACGTACGGCCTGATCAAACAGAAGGCGGCCCCCCAAACCGGCCGCCTTCATTGCGTTTTTGGGTTGGCGCTCACGCGTGGTCGTCCGGCGGTGAGGTCTGTCAATGCGTGCCTGATGCCCGCGACTGCCGCCTTCTTTGAAGCGTGATTACATCTGATAACGCGTCATCATCCGCCCTTGCCCTGCAATACGGTGGCTCGATCCCTCATTGATCCCGGATATCAACTCATGTATATCTTCTGAGGTACGTACATCAGGTCTATTGGCTTGCGGGCGGAGACGAGTGTTGCGAGGTTCCAGACCTGCAGTTCGGCCATGCGATCAGAGGGATTTCGGGAGGGGATCATGACGGCCTTAAAACTCAATCCAGATTTTGCCATCGCCGATGAACAGTCGCTTCGGGCGCTGTTCGAGCCGACCCACGCTCTGGCAATCGTGAAGTGTCAGAATTCTCTTGGCGAGCACGCGCAGGAATTCATTCGGCGCTCGCCATTCTTCTGCATCGGCACGCAGAGTTCGGAGGGAAGGGCCGACGTCAGTCCTCGCGGCGACCCTCCAGGGTTCGTCAAGGTTCTTGACGAGCGCACCCTGGCAATCCCGGATCGACCTGGCAACAATCGTCTTGATACCCTAAGCAACATTATCGCCAACCCGAATGTCGGGCTCTTGTTTCTTATCCCCGGTTTCGACGACACATTGCGCGTCAACGGCCGGGCAAGTCTGACCAATGATCCTCAACTGTTGACGAGCATGAGCGTTGCCGATCGTCTCCCGAAACTCGCGATCATCGTCAACGTCAGCGAAGTTTTCATGCATTGCGCCAAGGCCTTCAGACGGTCCCACCTGTGGAGCCCGGATCATTTCCAGGACCGCACGGAGATGCCCTCGCTCATGAAGATCATTCTGGACGAGACGTCAGGGGCGCCGAAGGACGGAGATGAAATGCGAAAGATGGATGAAGACCTGGAACAAGCCTACCGAAGGACACTTTATTAGCTGCCCGGCGCGGGCTGAAGGCGGTCTCTTTCCCCGCCAGCATCTTGAATCCGATCTGCAGCCCTTGGAAAACCCATCGATTCAAGACAAGATCGTCCCGCTCTAAAGCGCGTCGCGATCTTTCAGATTTGCTTGTCGCGCTTTAGGTCTTTGTTTTGACGCATGTCGTTGTCGCCAAACCGCTGCACACTTTTGCGAGACATGCTTAGTGTCTGGGGGAATCCTGATGGAAAACCACGAGCCGTTTTTGCGCGAGGCGATTGCGCTCTCGAAATCCGCGGTGGAAAACGGCGACGAACCGTTTGGCTCGGTGCTGGTGAAGGACGGCGAAGTCATCCTGCGCGCCGAAAACAGCGTCTTCACCGGCCACGATATGACCAACCACGCCGAGATGAACTTGGTTAAACTGGCGGCGCAGCACTACGACACTGCTTTTCTCGCCGGCTGCACGCTCTACACCAGCACGGAACCCTGCGCGATGTGCTCCGGGGCGATTTACTGGTCGGGCATCGGGCGCATGGTGTTTGCCTGCTCCGAAACGCGGCTTGGCGAGATCGCCGGGATCGGATTGAACGTGCCGAGCCGGGCGGTGCTGCAAACCGGCGCACGCATCGTCACGGTGGTTGGCCCCGACCCTAAGCTCGAAGTCGAAGCCGCCGAAGTCCATCAGCAATTCTGGCCGAAGCATCTGGGCAAGGCATAACCTCTTTCGACCAAAATGGGTATTCGCCCAGCCAGATGTGGCGGACGATCACACAGCGATGGGCGGCTTCGACGTCATCAGGTGTTCAGGGGTTGACCCAGCGGGACGAGGTCAGCGCGCCCAGTTTGTCGTAGGCAAAGACTGCGCGTCGGTTGTCGGCGTGGCGCAGCTGGAACCAGTCCAGCGTCTCGGCTCGGAATAGCAGTACCCCGAAGAAGGCCCGTCCATCGGCGTCCGTGACCGCTGCCTCGCTTGCCGGCGGCTCGCCGATTGCGTCGCCCGGCGGCCCGCCCATATAGGTGCTGCGCGTCGATTGCGGCAGCAGGCTCCAGGCTTCAGTCGCGCGTTCGCTTGCCGGTCCATTGAGTTCGGCCGATCCCTGAAGGCGAAGCTGCACTTTCGGCTGCGGCCCATAGCCGAGGATGGTGACCAAAGGATTGGCCGATATTTCCTGCCATTTCGGGCTTCTGACATCCGTATGGATTTCCAGGAGGCGTCGCGCCACATCCACGCGCCGCAGCACCACCATGCGGGCTTGCGGCCGGCCGCCGGCATCGACCGAACACAGGTTCAGGTAGCGGAAGGCCGACTGCGGATCGGCGGCAGCACCTTCCAGCTCGGCCCAGGCCGATGCATCGACCTCGGCGAGGTTCACCGTGTCGCCTCCGCGTTCCTTATCTTGCCGGCCCTGACGTTCCAGTCGAAGCACATCGCTGTTCTCCTTAGGCGTTGAGAGCGATCCCATCAGACGGAGCGGGTAAGGCCGCCGTCGATCCTGAGGCTCTGGCCTGTGATATAACCCGCCCCTTCGGAAACCAGGAAGGAAATCGTTGCGGCCACTTCGGCGCTGGTGCCGTAGCGCTTCATCGGCACGCTGTCGCGGCGCTCCTCCGTCGGCGGCAGGCTGTCGATCCAGCCCGGCAGCACGTTGTTGATGCGGATGCCGTCGCCCGCATAGGTATCGGCGTAAATCTTGGTGTAGGCGGCGAGCCCGGCGCGGAAGACTGCCGATGTCGGGAACATCGCCGACGGTTCGGATACCCAGGCGGTGGAGATATTGACGATTGCGCCCGACTTCTGCGCCTGCATGACCGGCGTGACCAGCCGAACCGAACGGATGACGTTCATCAGATAGACGTCGAGGCCGGTATGCCACTGTTCGTCGGTGACCTCGGTGATCGGCGCACGCGGGCCGTGGCCGGCGCTGTTGACGAGCACGTCGACCCGGCCCCATTTCTCCATCGTGGCGTCGACCAGGCGCTTCAGGTCATCGCTCGACTGGTTCGAGCCGGTGACGCCGATGCCGCCCAGTTCGGTGGCAAGCGCCTCGCCCTTGCCCGACGAGGACAGGATCGCGACCTTGAAGCCATCGGCCGCCAGCCGCCTCGCGGCTTCCGCACCCATGCCGCTGCCGCCAGCCGTAATGATCGCTACCTTTTCTACTGTCATCGTCGCTCTCCCTACACGATTTGCACCCATTGCCGGGCATTGATCCCTGGAATACCATGGGCTTTAAGCGAGAGCGAACCAGTTTTCGTGAAATGTCCCAGTAGAAAAACTATCGGATATCCATGTCCATCGGCAATCTTCCATCCCTCAACGGCCTCAAGGCCTTCGACGTGGCGGCGCGGCATCTGAACTTCCGGCTCGCGGCCGAAGAGCTCGGCGTCACCCAGGGAGCCGTCGCCCAGCATGTGCGGGGACTGGAGGCGGAACTCGGGGTGACATTGTTCGAGCGCCTGCCCAAGTCATTGGCGCTGACGGGCGAGGGGCGAAGCTATATCGCCGACGTCAGGCGCGCCTTCGAACTGCTCGCAAACGCGACGGCGAACCTGAAGCCTCAGCCGGTCAAACTGGTGGTCAGCACCACACCGACCTTCGCCTCGAGATGGCTGATCCCGCGTCTTCCGGATTTCACCTCGAGACATCCCGATCTCGATCTCCACATCCTGGCGACGGACCGCATTTCCAGCTTCCAGACAGACGGCGTCGATCTCGCCGTCCGATATGGCAGCCCTCCCTTCGGTCCCGGCCTCGCCGCCGAACTGCTGTTCGAGCAGGAGATCATTGCCATCTGCAATCCAAATCTCGTCGCCGAGGGAGCCGAGCCCAACAACGCCGAAGAACTCTCGCACTACACGCTGCTTCACGATGCCCATAATTCCTGGCCCGAATATATCGATCGCTTCCTCGGCGGCGGTGATCCCACGCTGTTTCGGGGCATCAGCTTCTCACAGACATCGCACGCCATCGAAGCTGCCATCGCCGGGCAGGGCATCGCCACGGCAACCCGCGCTTTCGTCTCGACCGACATCGAGGCGGGCAGGCTGAGGCAAGTCTTCGACGGCGCCCTCAGGGCGCGGTCGCATTTCTATCTGGTGAAGCCGCGATATCGGAAGTCCGGAGCGGTGGAAAAGCTTCAGGACTGGCTGCGCTCGCAGGTGCAGAGCTGACGGTCGGACAGCCATCGCGCAAGGAATGAACCAGCTGCGGCAGGTTTGCGGTAGAAGCAGACATCGGGTCCACAGGCTGGACAGACAACTCGAACCGACCCCATAGTTTCATCGGTTGGAACTCCCCAGCGTGGCTCGCTGCTTCTTGTCCCGTGTCTTGTCGGGATCATCTATCTTCTCAACCGACTCGATATATTCAGCAATATATTCCTGCGGCAGGCCATGTTCCGTGCCACCTGCAAGGACAAAGTCCTTATACCAGCTATAGGGTTTGAGGCTGTCGTCGATGTAGTCGGGGGTGGCGAGATAGGTAAGGACCTTTCGCCTGCGACCTTTGTCGTTAGTGACCGTGACCGTCGCATGCTCGTAGCCGCTGCCGACGCCTTCGGCCTTATCTAGCTCCGCACGCTCGGCAGGATCGAAGCTGAACAGGACTCCGATCACGCTATCCTCGTTGCCAGTGGCAAATGCGTTGCACTTCCCGGACTTGTCCAGGCTACGCTTATGAAAACGGAGCACATGACCCGGCAAGGTAGCGATGCCAAGTGGCTTGCAGCTCGGCATGCGTTCGCGTAGCCGGGCGGTCGACATGTTGGACCCATAGGCAAAATAAACAACGTGCTCCGGGGCCCCGGTCTCTGTGTTCTGCAGCGGCTCGATCGTCGGATTTCCCGGCTTCAGGATCGTACGCAGCGGTACTGTCATTATGCTGCACTCGTCGGTTTCTTTGCCTTCGCGTGTGATGATGGGCTGTCCATTCTCGAGGTCGAGGATTGGAATGGGTCTGCCAGCCCATCCGCAGTCGGCGCAGCGCGGTCGTTCCCAGAGTACACCGGGTGCCTCAGTATTTTCGCCATGTTCGGGTTCGAGATGCGGTGAGCCGCAGTTCGGGCATGCTCCAGGCACACCGCGCAACTCGCGAAGGATCAATGATGTCGCCATGCCGATGGCATGCTGGATCAAAGAGTGTGCCATGTCGGCATCAATCCAGGTGGCCGACTTTGCATGCGTCAGCCAGTTGGAAAACGTCCATGAGGACTCGAGCGCGCCCTTGAGGGCCCCGCGACGCTCCTTATTGGAGTCACCCGGCAGGAGATCGTTGCAGATGATCTCCGTCCACGCGCGGAAGTTCGCACGCTGTGGAGGTGTCTCTGTCCATATTGCCGCGTCCTGCGCGACGCCGACCAGCTCGAGTAGCGCCTCGCGGCAGCGAACGCCGACTGCCTGATAGTCCGAGAGGTTATGCGCCTGTGTCACGGCGGTGCCAGATTCTTCCATCTTCTCGAAGACGGGACCGAACGGAAGGATGCGCAGATCGTCTTCCTGTTGTTTTTCCGTACGCGGGATGCGGAGCATCAGGCCAATATGGAAGGTCAGAGCAAGGTCCATATTTGGGAACTGCTCCTGAGAGTAGAGGTTTGTGCCGCCCGTGATGACCCACCAGCGATCCTTGTTAGTGTGGATGTCCCACACGTCGTGGCGGGTATTGAGGACGGCCTCCGAGTAGACCTTCTGCATAAAGGTCACTTCGAGGTCGGGCGCCTGCCATTCAAAGTATTCCCGTACTTCCTCGATCTCCTCCTTGGTAGCTTTCAACATAATCGGCTCCCGCGATGGGTTCGTCGCATCGCGCTGCAAAGGGTTTACGAAGGCCTCAACAATAGACCGATGTCGCTGAAATTTCAAAATTCGCCGCGGCAACGCGGGATGCTCGCTTTGGGCCGACAGATGTCTCCGACAAGTTCCCGTATATCGATTATCGCGGGCGTCCCTTTACCTGCACCAGAAGTGCGAAGGTCGAAGCGATCACGGACTGCGCCGACGCACCGTCGATCCTCCGGGCCGAGCAGAACTGAATTCAAAACAGCCGGTCGACACAGCGTTCGGCCTCCCACCGCCTGAGGAAATTTGCTTCCCGGGCAATCCAGCCGACCGTCTCGCTTCCCCATTCCTGGGCCCGGCTGGCGTACTCGCCCATCAGCCAGATGTGGCGGATGATCACAAAGCGATGGGCGGCTTCGAAGTCGGCAGGCGTGATCGGCCGGATGGCCCGATAGCCATCGACGAAGGCGTCCCACATTTCGGTTGAGCTCCGGCCGAAGGATGTTTGCGCCCACAAGAATACCGACAAGTCGTAGGCGAGGTATCCCGGACCGCCGTCATCGAAGTCGAAAAAGACGGCTTCGCCGGCGTCGTTGATCCGCGCATTGAAGCCGTGACAGTCGCCATGGCAATAAGTCGACGTCAAATCGCCGAAGGCTTCGATCGCCTTTGCGGTCCGCGCAGCGATGTCTTCAAGGTCGCTGCGGACCTCGGCGTCCTCCACGACGCCGCTGTCGCATATGCGGGCAAGCGGCCGATGCAGCAGGTGTTCGAGGTCAAGCCGATAGAGCGCTCCTTCCGGCTGGAATCTCTCGGCGGCGTTGTGCAGCAAAGCAAGGGTCTTGCCGTTGGCCCGTGCATCGCCGGCATCCGCCGTATCCGGCTTGCGGCCCCCGATCTCCCGGAAAAGCACGGCCTGTCGCACGCCCTCCGGCGCATCTCCCTCAACGAACAAGCTGCCCTCCTGTGTCGCGATGGGCGCTGCGACCGGAACGCCCGATTGCGCAAGGTGCGCCAGGAACGCCGTTTCGGTCTTGACGTCGGCTGGCCCGCGCGCGCGGTGATGAGAAAGCCGGAACACATAACGCTCGCTGTTGCTCCCGAGGGCCAGATACACATCATTCAGGCCGCGCTGCAGCATCCGGCAGGAAACCGGCCCCACAAGCGGATAATGCCGATCGATGAACTGTTCGATGGCCGCAATCTGCGGGGTCGAATAGAGCGGATTAAAGTCGAGCATGGGCGCTGTACCACGGGCTTTGCTGGCAGGCTGCTTCCGCGGTGAAAAGACCATGAAGGCGGTGGCGGCCGCAGGCACTTGCGATTGCAATGATCTGCTGATTGGACAGGGTGAATGACGCTACTAATAAAACTATGAGATGAAAAACAAAATGCTGGGTTCGCGATTTTTCGCGCACAGGCGAACCTCCCGTCGGCAGCGGCCATTGGGGACTATGCTGCTAGCGGCGATCAGTCCGTCTTCGGCTGCCCGGGAAGCTGGCCGTAAGCCGTCAGAATGGCCCTGATCAGGCCCGGGAAGCGTTCGTCCAGCTCGGTGCAGCGCGTTTGATTGCGCATCTCCACACCCTGGCGCTCGCTCATGATCAGCCCGGACTCGCGCAGCACCTTGAAATGGTTGGACAGCGACGACTTTGGAATGACGCGGTTGCCGAGATCGGCAAGCGCAGAGCACGTCCCGCCACTGCTGGCGCCGGCAAGCTTTGCATAAATGGCAACGCGCTCCGGATCGGACAGCGCATAGAGGATCGCCTCGGGCTTGATGTCCTCCAGGGCTGGGTGAAAGAGCGGTCTCATGAATTTTATATAGCCTCCCTTGACATCGAGATCAACAGTTCCGAATTTCTGAACTATGGAACAAGCCTGTCAATCCGGCGGCTATCCAGATCTGAAGGAACGAGAAATGGCTAAGCTTACAGGAAAAGTCGCTGTCGTAACGGGCGCCTCCAAAGGCATTGGCGCTGCGATTGCCAAGGCGTTCGCAGCAGAGGGTGCAAAAGTGGTGGTCAACTACGCATCGAGCAAGGCGGGAGCCGACGCCGTGGTTGAGGCGATCAGCGCGGCCGGTGGCAAAGCCATCGCGGTGCAGGGCGATGTTTCGAAGGCCGGTGAGGCACGGGGGCTGGTCGATGCTGCGGTCAGGGAGTTCGGCAAGCTCGACGTGCTGGTCAACAACTCAGGTGTCTATGAATTCGCGCCGATCGGTGAGGTGACCGAGGAGCAATATCGCCGCATCTTCGACGTGAATGTTCTCGGTGTTCTCCTGACCACCCAGGCAGCGGTCAAGCATCTCGGCGAGGGCAGCAGCATCATCAACATCTCCTCGGTGGTCACCAGCCTGGCGCCGCCAGACTCCGCCGTCTATACCGGCACGAAGGGAGCCGTCGAGGGCATCAACAGCGTGCTTGCCAAGGAACTCGGCCCGCGCAAGATCCGCGTCAACGCCATCCTGCCGGGGATTGTCGAAACCGAGGGCACGCACTCGGCCGGCTTCATCGGCTCGGATTTCGAACAGACCCTGGTCGCCCAGACACCACTCGGCCGCATCGGCCAGCCGGACGATATCGCCGGCGTCGCCGTCTTCCTCGCTTCCGACGATGCCCGCTGGCTGACCGGCGAACGATTGGCCGCCAGCGGCGGTTTCCGCTAAAGCGCGTCGCGATCTTTCAGACTCGCTTGGCCCACGCTTTTGGGTCTTGGTTTTGCGCATGTCGCGCAAAACCGCTGCGCACTTTTGCGCGACATGCTTTAGTAGGGCGACACGCACGCCCGTCGCGGACCGTAATAGGGCTGGAACGTGTTGTCGTAGGCCCTGTAAGACCGGTAGCGCGAATAGCACCAGCTCGTATGTCCGTCGCCGCCACTATAGACCTGGCGGTAATAGCGCGGCGCGTAGTAGCGCGGACGGTAGATGGTCGAGCCGTAGTAGCGCGGCGGACCGTAATAGGGCGATCCGTAATAGCCCCGGTCGTAGTAGCCTTGATCGTAGTAGCCCCGACCGTAATAGCTTCGGCCATAATACGGCTGCGCCAGCATTCCGCCGATGATTGCGCCGGTCGCGAGCCCGCCGAGACCCCAAGCCCAATTGTCGTTGTGGTATCCACCCCCGCGGTAGCCTCGATAGCCGCCTCGGTATCCACCGCGGTAGCCGCCGCGGTAATGTCTGTACTGGACCGGCTGCGCCTCTGCGGCTTCGATTTTCGGCATTGCAACGGTGGGAAACGCCATGGCCGGCGGGACGCTCGTCAGCGCCGTCACCAGCGACAGGATAACAATTGCTAACCTTTTCATTGGCTCATCTTTCCTTCGTAAGCGCTGCGCGACGCATGCGGCGCGCAAGGACGTTTCAGCCTCCTAAATGCACTGGTTAATTTTACCCTAAAATCGACTTTGAATCGAGGAATTATGCAGGCAAGCCTTTCTTCGACGGCGGCGTCGCGTCGAAAGCACGCGCCCACCCTCCGTCATCTGATATGAGCAGTGCGCGCTCCATGAAACATGTGCTGCAGGGCTCATCCATGACGCCGGCAAAGCGCGGTCGTCACCTGCCGATATAGGCGGCCAGCTCGTCCGCCGTGCCATTCGGGAAGGCCTGTTATTTTCGGCCATTAACCTGATGGAGCCGATATCGATGACCTCAGGAGGCAATATGCAACGTGGCCCAAATATCTGCCGCCCGGAACAGGGGAAAGATACTGAGGCTTTCAAAAACATCCGACCAAGCGGACCATGAAGGTTGCGGCGCTGACCGGCGGTCATGCGCCCCCCAATCCAGTCATTGGCGTTTGCGCTAATGGAATCGAAAGCTCCCGAATAATGGAGGGAACAAAGGATAACAGGTCCGGATCAAGTTGTCTGACTGATCGCGTCTGCGGCTCGTAAGAGAGAGCCGCCCGCGATGACCCGCATGTCTCTTGCGCTACTGGGCAAGATAACCGCCGTCGATGTTCAACTCGACGCCGGTCACGTAGCTTGCCTCCTCGGAAGCTAAATACAGGCAGCCATAGGCGATCTCGATCGACCTGCCACCGCGCTTCATCGGTGTTGCCGCGATGACAGCTTCATTGAGCTCTGGCGCCTGTGCATCCGTCAGCGGCGTGTGTACGAAGCCCGGATGCACGGAGTTGACCCGGATTCCGTCGGATACGTACGTCATCGCCGCGTTTTTCGACATGTTGCGGACTGCGCCTTTGGCGGCATGGTAGGAATGCGCACCCGCAACCGCTGCACTGCCCCAGATCGAGGAGATGTTGACGATCGAACCCGCTTGCTGCTTGCGCATGACGCGAATTGCTTCCCGCATGCCGAGGAAGACACCAGTCTGGTCGACGGCGATCATCTTCAGCCAGTCCTTCATCTCCAGCTTGTCGAGCGGCTCGTAGGCGATGATGCCGGCATTGTTTACAAGCACGTCAAGTCGGCCATGTTTCCTGACGATCGCGGCAACGACCGTTGCCCATTGCTCTTCGCTGGTCACATCAAGCGTCATTGCCTCGACGGCGTCGGGATATGGTTTTTCGGACGGCTTGATGTCGCCGGCGATAACGATGGCACCCTCGCTATTGAACAGCTCCGCGACTGCGAAACCGATACCACCTGCGGCTCCTGTGACCAATGCAACCTTGCCCTCGAGTCTCATCTTGCAGCTCCTTCCTGGCTTGATGGTGTCGTGTGCAAAAGCGGCGCCTGCGGCGCGGCGTGTTCTTCCCCGAGCAATCCCGCGATGGCCCTCGTTCGCCGACGTCCAGTCTTGGGAAGTGTGC
This Rhizobium brockwellii DNA region includes the following protein-coding sequences:
- a CDS encoding GlsB/YeaQ/YmgE family stress response membrane protein; the protein is MENAGIGWIAAIIIGGIAGWLAEMLMKSNMGVLMNIILGIVGAIVANFILSLFGVVLGGWLGYLIAGFIGACILIAVARMVRRTA
- a CDS encoding pyridoxamine 5'-phosphate oxidase family protein, translated to MTALKLNPDFAIADEQSLRALFEPTHALAIVKCQNSLGEHAQEFIRRSPFFCIGTQSSEGRADVSPRGDPPGFVKVLDERTLAIPDRPGNNRLDTLSNIIANPNVGLLFLIPGFDDTLRVNGRASLTNDPQLLTSMSVADRLPKLAIIVNVSEVFMHCAKAFRRSHLWSPDHFQDRTEMPSLMKIILDETSGAPKDGDEMRKMDEDLEQAYRRTLY
- a CDS encoding nucleoside deaminase; translation: MENHEPFLREAIALSKSAVENGDEPFGSVLVKDGEVILRAENSVFTGHDMTNHAEMNLVKLAAQHYDTAFLAGCTLYTSTEPCAMCSGAIYWSGIGRMVFACSETRLGEIAGIGLNVPSRAVLQTGARIVTVVGPDPKLEVEAAEVHQQFWPKHLGKA
- a CDS encoding pyridoxamine 5'-phosphate oxidase family protein, with the translated sequence MNLAEVDASAWAELEGAAADPQSAFRYLNLCSVDAGGRPQARMVVLRRVDVARRLLEIHTDVRSPKWQEISANPLVTILGYGPQPKVQLRLQGSAELNGPASERATEAWSLLPQSTRSTYMGGPPGDAIGEPPASEAAVTDADGRAFFGVLLFRAETLDWFQLRHADNRRAVFAYDKLGALTSSRWVNP
- a CDS encoding SDR family oxidoreductase; the encoded protein is MTVEKVAIITAGGSGMGAEAARRLAADGFKVAILSSSGKGEALATELGGIGVTGSNQSSDDLKRLVDATMEKWGRVDVLVNSAGHGPRAPITEVTDEQWHTGLDVYLMNVIRSVRLVTPVMQAQKSGAIVNISTAWVSEPSAMFPTSAVFRAGLAAYTKIYADTYAGDGIRINNVLPGWIDSLPPTEERRDSVPMKRYGTSAEVAATISFLVSEGAGYITGQSLRIDGGLTRSV
- a CDS encoding LysR substrate-binding domain-containing protein: MSMSIGNLPSLNGLKAFDVAARHLNFRLAAEELGVTQGAVAQHVRGLEAELGVTLFERLPKSLALTGEGRSYIADVRRAFELLANATANLKPQPVKLVVSTTPTFASRWLIPRLPDFTSRHPDLDLHILATDRISSFQTDGVDLAVRYGSPPFGPGLAAELLFEQEIIAICNPNLVAEGAEPNNAEELSHYTLLHDAHNSWPEYIDRFLGGGDPTLFRGISFSQTSHAIEAAIAGQGIATATRAFVSTDIEAGRLRQVFDGALRARSHFYLVKPRYRKSGAVEKLQDWLRSQVQS
- a CDS encoding gamma-glutamylcyclotransferase family protein, which codes for MLKATKEEIEEVREYFEWQAPDLEVTFMQKVYSEAVLNTRHDVWDIHTNKDRWWVITGGTNLYSQEQFPNMDLALTFHIGLMLRIPRTEKQQEDDLRILPFGPVFEKMEESGTAVTQAHNLSDYQAVGVRCREALLELVGVAQDAAIWTETPPQRANFRAWTEIICNDLLPGDSNKERRGALKGALESSWTFSNWLTHAKSATWIDADMAHSLIQHAIGMATSLILRELRGVPGACPNCGSPHLEPEHGENTEAPGVLWERPRCADCGWAGRPIPILDLENGQPIITREGKETDECSIMTVPLRTILKPGNPTIEPLQNTETGAPEHVVYFAYGSNMSTARLRERMPSCKPLGIATLPGHVLRFHKRSLDKSGKCNAFATGNEDSVIGVLFSFDPAERAELDKAEGVGSGYEHATVTVTNDKGRRRKVLTYLATPDYIDDSLKPYSWYKDFVLAGGTEHGLPQEYIAEYIESVEKIDDPDKTRDKKQRATLGSSNR
- a CDS encoding phosphotransferase enzyme family protein, yielding MLDFNPLYSTPQIAAIEQFIDRHYPLVGPVSCRMLQRGLNDVYLALGSNSERYVFRLSHHRARGPADVKTETAFLAHLAQSGVPVAAPIATQEGSLFVEGDAPEGVRQAVLFREIGGRKPDTADAGDARANGKTLALLHNAAERFQPEGALYRLDLEHLLHRPLARICDSGVVEDAEVRSDLEDIAARTAKAIEAFGDLTSTYCHGDCHGFNARINDAGEAVFFDFDDGGPGYLAYDLSVFLWAQTSFGRSSTEMWDAFVDGYRAIRPITPADFEAAHRFVIIRHIWLMGEYASRAQEWGSETVGWIAREANFLRRWEAERCVDRLF
- a CDS encoding ArsR/SmtB family transcription factor, encoding MRPLFHPALEDIKPEAILYALSDPERVAIYAKLAGASSGGTCSALADLGNRVIPKSSLSNHFKVLRESGLIMSERQGVEMRNQTRCTELDERFPGLIRAILTAYGQLPGQPKTD
- a CDS encoding glucose 1-dehydrogenase; amino-acid sequence: MAKLTGKVAVVTGASKGIGAAIAKAFAAEGAKVVVNYASSKAGADAVVEAISAAGGKAIAVQGDVSKAGEARGLVDAAVREFGKLDVLVNNSGVYEFAPIGEVTEEQYRRIFDVNVLGVLLTTQAAVKHLGEGSSIINISSVVTSLAPPDSAVYTGTKGAVEGINSVLAKELGPRKIRVNAILPGIVETEGTHSAGFIGSDFEQTLVAQTPLGRIGQPDDIAGVAVFLASDDARWLTGERLAASGGFR
- a CDS encoding BA14K family protein, whose protein sequence is MKRLAIVILSLVTALTSVPPAMAFPTVAMPKIEAAEAQPVQYRHYRGGYRGGYRGGYRGYRGGGYHNDNWAWGLGGLATGAIIGGMLAQPYYGRSYYGRGYYDQGYYDRGYYGSPYYGPPRYYGSTIYRPRYYAPRYYRQVYSGGDGHTSWCYSRYRSYRAYDNTFQPYYGPRRACVSPY
- a CDS encoding SDR family NAD(P)-dependent oxidoreductase, whose product is MRLEGKVALVTGAAGGIGFAVAELFNSEGAIVIAGDIKPSEKPYPDAVEAMTLDVTSEEQWATVVAAIVRKHGRLDVLVNNAGIIAYEPLDKLEMKDWLKMIAVDQTGVFLGMREAIRVMRKQQAGSIVNISSIWGSAAVAGAHSYHAAKGAVRNMSKNAAMTYVSDGIRVNSVHPGFVHTPLTDAQAPELNEAVIAATPMKRGGRSIEIAYGCLYLASEEASYVTGVELNIDGGYLAQ